From one Prochlorococcus marinus str. MIT 0912 genomic stretch:
- the uvrA gene encoding excinuclease ABC subunit UvrA, whose translation MGGPKPNSKNKTLNMTPSNEEVITIRGARQHNLKNVDLSIPRNKLVVFTGVSGSGKSSLAFDTIFAEGQRRYVESLSAYARQFLGQVDKPDVDSIEGLSPAISIDQKSTSHNPRSTVGTVTEIQDYFRLLFGRAGEPHCPECSRPIKPQTIDEMVDQIKTLPEGTRYQLLAPVVRGKKGTHSKLLSGLAAEGFVRVRINKEVRELADNIELDKNQIHSIEVVVDRLIAREGIEERLTDSLSTTLKRGDGLAIVEAVPKKNEELPKGIDRERLFSENFACPVHGAVIEELSPRLFSFNSPYGACPDCHGLGHLKKFTCERVVPDPSLPVYAAVAPWSDKDNSYYFSLLFSVGEAFGFEIKTPWKDLKEEQKNILLNGSKEPILIKVDSRYKQDSGFKRPFEGILPILERQLQDANGEAVRQKLEKYLELVPCASCHGKRLRPEALAVKLGPFSITDLTSSSVSTTLANVEELMCIETTKDSNQLLSNKQRKIGELVLKEIRLRLRFLLDVGLDYLTLDRPAMTLSGGEAQRIRLATQIGAGLTGVLYVLDEPSIGLHQRDNDRLLSTLKKLRDLGNTLVVVEHDEDTIRAADHLVDIGPGAGVHGGEIIAEGSLDSLLAAKKSLTGAYLSGRSSIPTPASRRDSVQRKLRLIDCEKNNLKNVSVDFPLGRLVAVTGVSGSGKSTLINELLHPALNHSLGLKVPFPKGLKELKGIKSIDKVIVIDQSPIGRTPRSNTATYTGAFDPIRQLFATSVEAKARGYQAGQFSFNVKGGRCEACRGQGVNVIEMNFLPDVYVQCDVCKGARFNRETLQVKYKNYSISDVLEMTVEQAVDVFSAIPQAADRLRTLLDVGLGYIKLGQPAPTLSGGEAQRVKLATELSRRATGKTLYLIDEPTTGLSFYDVHKLMDVIQRLVDKGNSIIVIEHNLDVIRCSDWIIDMGPEGGNRGGEIVAMGTPEEVAADSNSHTGNYLKKVLELHPPITV comes from the coding sequence ATGGGAGGTCCAAAACCTAATTCAAAAAATAAGACATTAAATATGACTCCTTCCAATGAAGAAGTCATAACTATTCGTGGTGCCAGGCAACATAATTTAAAAAACGTTGATTTATCTATTCCAAGAAATAAATTGGTTGTTTTTACAGGTGTTAGTGGAAGTGGTAAGAGTTCTTTAGCTTTTGATACTATTTTTGCTGAAGGACAAAGGCGATACGTTGAAAGTTTATCTGCTTATGCAAGACAATTTTTAGGTCAGGTTGATAAACCAGATGTTGATTCAATTGAAGGTTTATCTCCAGCAATTTCTATTGACCAAAAATCAACTAGTCATAATCCTCGCTCAACAGTTGGAACGGTTACGGAAATACAAGACTATTTTCGATTGCTTTTTGGAAGAGCTGGTGAACCTCATTGCCCTGAATGCTCTAGGCCAATTAAGCCTCAAACTATTGATGAGATGGTTGATCAAATAAAGACTCTTCCAGAAGGGACACGATACCAATTACTTGCACCAGTCGTTAGGGGTAAAAAAGGAACACACTCAAAACTTTTGTCTGGACTTGCTGCAGAGGGTTTTGTTCGAGTAAGAATTAATAAAGAAGTTAGAGAACTGGCTGACAACATTGAATTAGATAAAAATCAAATTCACTCTATTGAAGTAGTGGTTGATAGATTGATTGCGAGAGAGGGTATCGAAGAGCGATTAACTGATTCATTAAGTACTACCTTAAAAAGAGGAGATGGCCTAGCAATAGTTGAAGCAGTACCTAAAAAGAATGAAGAACTACCCAAAGGTATTGATAGAGAAAGATTATTTTCTGAGAATTTTGCATGCCCAGTTCATGGGGCGGTGATTGAAGAATTATCTCCAAGATTGTTTTCATTTAATAGTCCATATGGAGCATGTCCCGACTGTCATGGTCTCGGTCACCTGAAAAAATTCACTTGTGAGAGAGTTGTACCTGATCCATCACTACCGGTTTACGCTGCTGTTGCACCATGGAGTGATAAAGATAATTCATATTATTTTTCATTATTATTTTCAGTTGGTGAGGCATTTGGTTTTGAGATAAAAACTCCTTGGAAAGATTTAAAAGAAGAGCAAAAGAATATTTTGCTAAATGGCAGTAAAGAACCGATTTTAATAAAGGTAGATAGCAGATATAAACAAGACTCTGGATTTAAAAGACCTTTTGAAGGTATCTTGCCTATTTTAGAAAGGCAGTTACAGGATGCAAATGGTGAAGCTGTTCGTCAAAAGTTAGAAAAATATCTTGAATTAGTCCCCTGTGCAAGCTGTCATGGTAAAAGATTACGTCCTGAAGCTCTTGCTGTAAAACTAGGACCTTTTTCAATAACTGATCTCACTTCATCAAGTGTTTCTACCACACTAGCGAATGTTGAGGAATTAATGTGTATTGAAACAACCAAAGACTCAAATCAATTACTTTCTAATAAACAAAGAAAGATTGGAGAATTAGTTTTAAAAGAAATTCGATTACGTCTTCGATTTCTGTTGGATGTTGGACTTGATTATTTAACTCTAGATAGGCCAGCTATGACCTTGTCTGGGGGGGAAGCTCAAAGAATACGACTTGCTACACAAATAGGTGCAGGTTTAACAGGGGTTCTTTATGTTCTAGATGAACCTAGTATTGGACTACATCAAAGAGATAATGATAGGTTGTTATCTACCTTAAAAAAATTACGTGATCTAGGTAATACTTTGGTTGTTGTTGAACATGATGAAGACACGATAAGAGCAGCTGATCATTTAGTAGATATAGGTCCAGGTGCTGGTGTGCATGGAGGAGAAATTATCGCTGAAGGATCTTTAGATAGTTTGTTGGCTGCAAAAAAATCATTGACTGGTGCTTATCTTAGCGGGCGCTCGTCTATTCCTACACCTGCTAGCAGAAGAGATTCAGTACAAAGAAAATTACGATTAATTGATTGCGAAAAAAATAATCTAAAAAATGTTTCAGTTGACTTTCCATTAGGTAGATTAGTTGCCGTTACGGGAGTCAGTGGAAGTGGTAAAAGCACTCTAATAAATGAGTTGCTTCATCCTGCTTTGAACCACTCTCTAGGGTTGAAAGTTCCCTTTCCAAAAGGATTAAAAGAATTAAAAGGTATTAAATCTATCGATAAAGTTATTGTTATTGATCAATCTCCAATTGGTAGAACTCCACGATCTAATACGGCTACTTATACTGGTGCATTTGATCCTATACGACAACTTTTTGCAACTTCTGTCGAGGCAAAAGCTAGAGGATATCAAGCTGGACAATTCAGTTTTAATGTCAAAGGTGGAAGATGTGAAGCTTGCCGTGGTCAGGGTGTAAATGTAATTGAGATGAATTTTCTTCCTGATGTCTATGTCCAATGTGATGTGTGTAAAGGAGCACGATTTAATCGAGAGACATTGCAAGTTAAATATAAAAATTATTCTATATCTGATGTATTAGAAATGACAGTTGAACAAGCAGTTGATGTTTTTTCTGCTATACCTCAAGCTGCAGATCGATTAAGGACACTTTTAGATGTTGGACTTGGATACATTAAGCTTGGTCAACCTGCTCCAACATTATCTGGAGGAGAAGCTCAAAGAGTAAAACTTGCTACTGAATTATCAAGAAGAGCTACTGGTAAAACTCTTTACTTAATTGATGAACCAACAACTGGTTTAAGTTTTTATGACGTTCATAAACTAATGGACGTGATACAGAGATTGGTGGATAAAGGAAACTCAATTATTGTTATTGAGCACAATTTGGATGTTATTAGATGTTCAGATTGGATTATTGATATGGGTCCGGAAGGTGGTAATC
- a CDS encoding DNA repair protein RecN, translating to MLNSLRFQNIALFGNLEIEFDKGFTVFTGQTGSGKSIFIDTLNALLANKKTPLDNRLVAKGSSSSSIEAVFSVFQNTKDWLITHEFDADEELIVTREWRLKEDKYKSRFRINGVLVNRDQISELRSLLFDFTLQGDTYILNDSLHQLRLLDSLGLNKIQESIAKVNQDWKIWHDSSFRLEQARDQIFDSKKEFEEIQYIYEDLDKLQLEDPNEQTKLEIDQNRLSNLVRLKEGVKFLLIRLNESLDEYPSILDHTNFCINELKNMSKIDSSLEPIFESFYQLTNNLNDVIYQINDYEKTLDIDTSLLNDLQSRLSTLKFYQKKYQRNIEDLITYKNELMNSLSLHDDSNNIHELDSFEANKRIIRDKSNQDLSILRKTIALQLEDKLIMSLKNLGIPNVRFKVIFEECEPTINGIDKVTFMFSANPGIPLAPLSETASGGEKSRVLLAIKAIFSSFDESKLLIFDEIDSGVSGSVSSYIANLLCDLSNHRQVFCVTHQPLIAAFADNHFSLKKRVIAGYTKSSVIHLKEMADRQRELALLAGGEIVEANAYAASLLEHKAA from the coding sequence ATGCTCAACAGTCTTCGTTTTCAAAATATAGCTCTATTTGGTAACTTAGAGATTGAATTTGATAAGGGATTTACTGTTTTTACAGGTCAGACTGGTTCAGGTAAATCAATATTTATTGATACGTTAAACGCCTTATTGGCGAACAAAAAAACTCCTCTAGATAATCGATTAGTAGCAAAAGGATCATCATCATCATCTATAGAGGCTGTTTTTTCTGTATTTCAAAATACAAAAGATTGGTTGATTACTCATGAATTTGATGCTGATGAAGAATTAATTGTGACTAGAGAATGGCGTTTGAAAGAAGATAAATATAAATCTAGATTTAGAATTAATGGTGTATTAGTTAACAGAGATCAAATATCAGAATTGAGATCACTTTTATTTGATTTCACGCTACAAGGAGATACTTACATCTTAAATGATTCATTGCATCAATTAAGATTATTAGATTCTTTAGGCTTAAATAAAATTCAAGAATCTATTGCTAAAGTAAATCAAGATTGGAAAATATGGCATGATTCTAGTTTTAGACTAGAGCAAGCACGAGATCAAATTTTTGATTCAAAAAAAGAATTTGAGGAAATTCAGTATATATACGAAGATCTAGACAAATTACAATTAGAAGATCCAAACGAGCAAACCAAGTTAGAAATTGATCAGAATCGTTTATCAAATCTTGTAAGGTTAAAAGAAGGAGTTAAGTTTTTATTGATTCGTTTAAATGAAAGCTTAGATGAGTACCCATCAATTCTAGATCATACTAATTTTTGTATTAATGAATTAAAAAATATGTCTAAAATTGATTCTTCTTTAGAACCAATTTTTGAGAGTTTTTATCAACTAACCAATAATCTTAATGATGTAATTTATCAGATTAATGATTATGAAAAAACATTAGATATTGACACTTCTTTATTAAATGACTTGCAATCTAGATTATCTACTTTAAAATTTTATCAAAAAAAATATCAAAGAAATATAGAAGATCTTATTACCTATAAAAATGAATTAATGAATAGTTTATCTTTGCATGATGACTCTAATAATATTCACGAACTTGATTCCTTTGAAGCTAATAAAAGAATTATAAGAGACAAGTCTAACCAAGATTTGTCGATTCTAAGAAAAACTATTGCTTTGCAACTAGAGGATAAATTGATTATGAGTTTAAAAAACTTAGGTATTCCTAATGTTCGTTTTAAAGTTATTTTTGAGGAATGTGAACCAACAATTAATGGGATTGATAAAGTTACTTTTATGTTCTCAGCAAATCCAGGTATTCCTTTAGCGCCTCTTTCCGAAACTGCCTCCGGAGGAGAGAAATCAAGGGTTCTTCTTGCAATAAAGGCAATTTTTTCTTCATTTGATGAATCTAAACTTTTGATTTTTGATGAAATTGACTCAGGTGTTAGTGGATCTGTTAGCAGCTATATAGCTAATTTGCTCTGTGACTTGTCAAATCACCGGCAAGTATTTTGCGTCACTCATCAACCTTTAATTGCAGCATTTGCTGATAATCATTTTTCTTTAAAAAAGCGCGTTATTGCTGGTTATACAAAGTCTAGTGTTATTCATTTAAAGGAAATGGCTGATAGGCAAAGAGAATTGGCTTTATTGGCTGGAGGTGAAATCGTAGAAGCCAATGCTTATGCGGCGAGCCTGCTGGAACACAAAGCTGCATGA